The Arachis hypogaea cultivar Tifrunner chromosome 19, arahy.Tifrunner.gnm2.J5K5, whole genome shotgun sequence genome has a window encoding:
- the LOC140181891 gene encoding uncharacterized protein, with protein sequence MWELLHNISRNMNLPWLMIGDFNDIAEQSEKKGGGGNDAYACRRFRGWIDKCNLIDVGYSGSRFTWKGGIREGQERVYKRLDRALCNSEWRTNFSNAFVEVLPRIQSDHHPLLLHTRPETSIQGERPFRYEAMWNTHEDLPKVIRSAWNNEYDFPVALNNLTKSLKKWNNETFGNIFRKKRRLLNRIQGIQKSRLYGRNKFLDGLEKDLSEELEKILDQEEIFWLQKSRQKWLVEGDRNTKYFHTKTLVRRRKNKIVKLRNNNGIWCEEVEAVKSIVSNFFTDLYRDERPKRPTIRCSWQYKRLEEEQKQMLERMPIPSEIEEAIHSIGSLKAPGEDGYPALFFKENWKVLQCSICAFIPKLWQDPPLNTTSKPNSSNTYTQDQPA encoded by the coding sequence atgtggGAGCTTTTGCACAACATCTCAAGAAACATGAACTTACCATGGCTGATGATAGGTGATTTCAATGACATCGCAGAGCAAAGTGAGAAGAAAGGAGGAGGGGGAAATGATGCCTATGCGTGTAGACGCTTCAGAGGCTGGATTGACAAATGCAACCTCATAGACGTAGGTTATTCAGGATCAAGATTCACATGGAAGGGGGGAATAAGAGAAGGCCAAGAAAGAGTTTATAAAAGGCTGGATCGAGCTTTATGCAACTCAGAGTGGCGTACAAATTTTTCAAATGCATTTGTGGAGGTGCTGCCAAGAATACAATCAGACCATCACCCTTTGTTGCTACACACAAGACCTGAGACTAGTATCCAAGGAGAGAGACCTTTCAGGTATGAAGCCATGTGGAATACACATGAAGACCTCCCAAAGGTTATTAGAAGTGCTTGGAATAATGAGTATGACTTTCCAGTAGCCTTAAACAATTTAACTAAAAGTCTGAAAAAATGGAATAATGAAACTTTTGGTAACATATTTCGAAAGAAAAGGAGGCTTTTGAATAGAATTCAAGGGATACAAAAATCCAGGCTTTATGGTAGGAATAAGTTTCTTGATGGGCTGGAAAAAGACCTTTCGGAGGAATTGGAAAAAATCCTTGATCAAGAGGAGATCTTCTGGCTACAAAAATCCAGACAAAAGTGGCTAGTAGAAGGAGATAGAAACACTAAATATTTTCACACAAAAACTCTGGTGCGCAGAAGGAAGAACAAGATAGTGAAGCTGAGGAACAATAATGGTATATGGTGTGAAGAGGTAGAAGCTGTAAAATCGATAGTCTCAAATTTTTTCACTGACCTATACCGAGATGAAAGACCAAAGCGCCCCACTATTCGATGCAGTTGGCAATATAAAAGATtggaagaagaacagaaacagaTGTTAGAAAGAATGCCCATTCCAAGTGAGATTGAAGAAGCTATCCACAGCATAGGTTCCCTAAAGGCGCCTGGAGAAGACGGATACCCTGCGTTGTTCTTTAAAGAAAATTGGAAGGTCCTCCAATGCTCCATCTGTGCTTTCATTCCGAAACTATGGCAAGACCCCCCCCTCAATACAACAAGTAAACCAAACTCTTCTAACACTTATACCCAAGATCAACCAGCCTGA
- the LOC112775887 gene encoding phosphatidylcholine:diacylglycerol cholinephosphotransferase 1, which translates to MDGGAPTFSADSAAAAATTAKTETQTPALANGAVKRRSGGNNRTEAAANGVKVMAAKKALHYHSYSRPSFLKWRLQDAVHVATHHWMPCLFAVGLLFFMAVEYTLRMVPPSSPPFDLGFIATRSLHHLLQDSPNLNTVLAFLNTVFVGMQMIYIMGAWLIEGRPRATISALFMFTCRGILGYSTQLPLPQGFLGSGVDFPVGNVSFFLFFSGHVAGSVIASLDMRRMKRHELAWLFDVLNLLQAVRLLGTRGHYTIDLAVGVGAGILFDSLAGKYEEFSHSKLLSLNGDHINGVANHTKRNLIP; encoded by the exons ATGGACGGTGGTGCACCCACTTTCTCTGCTGATTCCGCCGCCGCAGCCGCCACCACAGCTAAGACAGAGACACAAACGCCAGCATTAGCTAACGGAGCCGTTAAGCGAAGGAGCGGCGGTAATAACCGAACGGAAGCAGCAGCTAACGGCGTTAAAGTGATGGCAGCGAAGAAGGCGTTGCATTACCATTCTTACTCTCGACCCTCGTTCTTGAAGTGGAGACTGCAGGATGCTGTACACGTGGCGACACACCATTGGATGCCGTGTTTGTTCGCGGTGGGCTTGCTGTTCTTCATGGCCGTGGAGTACACGCTCCGAATGgttcctccttcttctcctccgTTTGATTTAGGGTTCATCGCCACGCGCTCACTCCACCACCTGCTTCAAGATTCTCCTAATCTCAACACCGTTTTGGCCTTCCTCAATACG GTATTTGTAGGAATGCAAATGATTTATATCATGGGAGCATGGTTGATTGAAGGAAGACCAAGAGCAACAATCTCAGCACTATTCATGTTCACATGTCGTGGGATTTTGGGTTATTCCACTCAGCTTCCATTGCCACAG GGATTTCTGGGTTCCGGGGTGGATTTCCCCGTTGGGAACGTAtcgttcttcttgttcttctccgGCCACGTGGCCGGATCAGTGATCGCGTCACTGGACATGAGGAGAATGAAGAGGCACGAGCTGGCGTGGTTGTTCGACGTGCTGAATTTGTTGCAAGCAGTGAGGTTGTTAGGGACAAGGGGCCATTACACCATTGATTTGGCAGTTGGTGTTGGTGCTGGGATTCTCTTTGATTCTCTTGCAGGCAAGTACGAGGAGTTTAGCCACAGCAAGTTATTAAGTCTCAATGGTGATCATATCAATGGTGTTGCCAACCATACAAAACGAAATTTGATTCCATGA
- the LOC112775889 gene encoding protein POST-ILLUMINATION CHLOROPHYLL FLUORESCENCE INCREASE, chloroplastic — protein MMAATTNVSMFGYSTQPCVSPTTIQNTLANNFLNVSLPRCYPMKKRNVKASKRISAAAAAVATTPNQEIQEYKLPSWAMFELGRAPVYWKTMNGLPPTSGEKLKLFYNPAAAQLAPNEEFGVAFNGGFNQPIMCGGEPRAMLRKDRGKADRPIYTIQICIPKHALNLIFSFTNGVDWDGPYRLQFQVPKGFQNKPIEFFNEGLAEELSKDGACEKAIFPDTSVVMTRCAITGNLSLEGGDRCNLDLVPGCTDPNSIEFNPLATFDDGTCPIDADSDPED, from the exons ATGATGGCTGCAACAACAAATGTATCAATGTTTGGTTATTCCACGCAACCTTGTGTTTCTCCTACCACCATTCAAAACACGCTTG CCAATAATTTTCTCAATGTTTCACTACCAAGATGTTACCCCATGAAGAAGAGAAATGTGAAAGCAAGTAAAAGGATtagtgctgctgctgctgctgttgcaACAACTCCAAATCAGGAAATTCAGGA gTACAAGCTTCCATCATGGGCCATGTTTGAACTTGGGAGGGCACCTGTATATTGGAAAACCATGAATGGCCTCCCTCCAACTTCA ggagaaaagctaaagcttttttacAATCCAGCAGCAGCTCAACTTGCACCTAATGAAGAATTTGGAGTTGCTTTTAATG GAGGTTTTAATCAGCCAATTATGTGTGGTGGTGAGCCAAGGGCTATGCTAAGAAAAGACAGAGGCAAAGCTGATAGGCCAATTTATACCATCCAAATATGCATTCCTAAGCATG CTTTGAACTTGATCTTCTCATTCACAAATGGAGTGGACTGGGATGGTCCATATAGGTTGCAGTTTCAAGTTCCCAAAGGTTTTCAGAACAAGCCAATTGAATTCTTTAATgag GGATTGGCAGAGGAACTGAGTAAAGATGGAGCATGTGAGAAAGCAATATTCCCAGACACAAGTGTAGTCATGACCAGATGTGCTATAACTGGTAACTTATCGTTAGAAGGG GGTGATAGATGCAATCTAGATCTTGTTCCAGGGTGCACAGATCCTAACTCAATAGAGTTCAACCCACTAGCCACTTTTGATGATGGAACATGCCCAATTGATGCTGATTCTGATCCTGAGGATTAg
- the LOC112775888 gene encoding palmitoyl-monogalactosyldiacylglycerol delta-7 desaturase, chloroplastic — MALITSQPKHPLLNQITTVHCAIPRLNKTVIGLGSFTNNVKTIKVCNFNSNPRKFTLQNHNFITYNNNKKPITAANAAFSSEPLVPPEQEQQEQGPLRNQRRILLSDVVVERERKVLFGRKWNSLDVGTAGVVLAMHVLSLFAPFQFNFHALCVALALYVVTGLFGITLSFHRNLSHRSFKLPKWLEYTFAYCGVLALQGNPIDWVSTHRYHHQFCDSERDPHSPTEGFWFSHMSWLFDTNSIIERCGETNNVGDLEKQSFYRFIRSSYIVHPLALGALLYAIGGFPFLVWGMGVRIVWVYHITWLVNSACHVWGNQSWNTKDLSRNNWWVALLAFGEGWHNNHHAFEYSARHGLEWWQLDMTWYVVRFLQAIGLATDVKLPSQSHKQKMAFN, encoded by the exons atGGCTCTGATCACATCACAGCCTAAACACCCTCTTCTTAACCAAATTACCACTGTTCACTGTGCAATTCCAAGGTTGAACAAAACTGTGATTGGTCTTGGATCCTTCACAAACAATGTTAAAACCATTAAAGTTTGTAACTTTAACTCAAACCCAAGAAAATTCACTCTTCAAAATCACAACTTTATTACCTATAACAATAACAAGAAGCCAATAACAGCAGCAAATGCTGCATTTTCCTCAGAACCTTTGGTGCCACCagaacaagaacaacaagagCAAGGGCCATTGAGGAATCAGAGAAGGATTCTGCTATCTGATGTGGTtgtggagagagagaggaaagtgTTATTTGGAAGGAAATGGAACTCATTGGATGTTGGAACTGCTGGTGTTGTTCTTGCCATGCATGTTCTTAGTCTCTTTGCACCATTTCAATTCAATTTCCATGCTCTTTGTGTTGCTTTGGCTTTGTATGTTGTGACTGGTCTATTTGGTATCACACTCTCTTTCCATAGAAACCTTTCTCATAGGAGCTTCAAGCTTcccaaatggcttgaatatacATTTGCCTATTGTGGAGTTCTTGCTCTTCAg ggtAACCCAATTGATTGGGTTAGCACTCATAGGTACCATCACCAATTCTGTGATTCAGAGAGAGACCCTCATAGCCCCACTGAAGGATTCTGGTTCAGCCATATGAGTTGGCTATTTGATACAAATTCTATCATAGAAAGG TGTGGGGAGACAAACAATGTTGGTGATTTAGAGAAACAATCTTTTTATAGGTTTATAAGAAGTAGTTACATTGTTCATCCACTTGCTTTGGGAGCTCTTCTTTATGCCATTGGAGgatttccttttcttgtttgggGAATG GGTGTGAGGATTGTTTGGGTGTACCACATAACTTGGTTGGTAAATTCAGCTTGCCATGTATGGGGGAATCAATCATGGAACACCAAGGACTTATCCAGAAACAATTG GTGGGTGGCATTGCTTGCATTTGGTGAAGGTTGGCACAATAACCACCATGCATTTGAGTATTCAGCTAGACATGGCTTAGAGTGGTGGCAATTGGACATGACTTGGTATGTGGTTAGGTTCTTACAAGCAATTGGATTGGCCACTGATGTGAAGCTACCCTCTCAAAGTCACAAGCAAAAAATGGCATTCAATTGA